From the Natrarchaeobaculum aegyptiacum genome, one window contains:
- a CDS encoding magnesium transporter gives MSVRRDFWSIYRESLPVLVIALGGGLFAGLVLEGLVESLQRFPGLFVMIPVFLATRGNVYGALGGRIASGLHQGLIPPRFEWNDRLVNAVLASFINGIGISIVIGALTWIALLLLGWEVAALYELVGIMVVAGVLTSVVMIGGLLLLIFFGYRLGLDPDNLVGPIVTTLGDIFGMAFMWFAVVLVGAIL, from the coding sequence ATGAGCGTTCGGCGCGATTTCTGGTCGATCTATCGCGAATCGTTGCCCGTTCTCGTCATCGCGCTGGGCGGCGGCCTGTTCGCCGGGCTGGTTCTCGAGGGACTCGTCGAGAGCCTTCAGCGGTTTCCCGGTCTCTTCGTCATGATCCCGGTGTTTCTGGCGACGCGGGGCAACGTCTACGGTGCGCTGGGCGGCCGAATCGCGAGCGGCCTCCATCAGGGGCTGATCCCGCCGCGGTTCGAGTGGAACGATCGACTCGTCAACGCGGTGCTGGCGTCGTTCATCAACGGCATCGGGATCTCGATCGTCATCGGCGCGCTGACGTGGATCGCGTTGTTGCTCCTCGGCTGGGAGGTCGCCGCTCTCTACGAACTCGTCGGAATCATGGTGGTCGCCGGCGTGTTGACCTCCGTCGTGATGATCGGCGGGTTGCTCCTGTTGATCTTCTTCGGCTATCGGCTCGGGCTCGACCCCGACAACCTCGTGGGACCGATCGTCACGACGCTCGGGGACATCTTCGGCATGGCGTTCATGTGGTTCGCCGTCGTCCTCGTGGGGGCGATCCTATGA
- a CDS encoding magnesium transporter, translating to MVVPQGSLGTWDWKSIVGTMFPLLIVLSVIVLWAGITLESAEEMIEEIAILAVMVPTMVDMGGNLGAILSSRLSSRFHLGTTELDPTDRVLWANVAAILALAATIFTALAVGAAIIDAVVFGGVVGLADLLIISLVSGMSVAVIAIVFSFAATYGSYRMGIDPDDTTIPIVTNVVDVFGMVIFIGVSATVLGF from the coding sequence ATGGTCGTCCCGCAGGGCTCACTCGGCACGTGGGACTGGAAGTCGATCGTCGGGACCATGTTCCCGTTGCTGATCGTCCTCTCGGTCATCGTCCTCTGGGCGGGAATCACCCTCGAGTCTGCAGAGGAGATGATCGAGGAAATCGCCATCCTCGCGGTGATGGTGCCGACGATGGTCGACATGGGCGGCAACCTCGGCGCGATCCTGAGTTCGCGCCTCTCGAGTCGGTTCCACCTTGGGACGACCGAACTCGACCCGACCGACCGGGTGCTCTGGGCGAACGTCGCGGCGATTCTCGCGCTCGCGGCGACGATCTTCACCGCGCTGGCGGTCGGTGCGGCGATCATCGACGCCGTCGTCTTCGGGGGTGTCGTCGGCCTGGCCGATCTGCTGATCATCTCGCTGGTCAGCGGGATGTCGGTCGCCGTCATCGCGATCGTCTTCAGCTTCGCGGCGACCTACGGCTCGTACCGAATGGGAATCGATCCCGACGACACGACGATTCCGATCGTCACCAACGTCGTCGACGTCTTCGGAATGGTCATCTTCATCGGCGTCTCGGCGACCGTCCTCGGCTTCTGA
- a CDS encoding HalOD1 output domain-containing protein — MATETDDAIAVRIAQQVATLEDVDPIDLEPPLYEVVDVDALEALCGGPTSHEPFTGSVSFDYRGYTITVDHEGSIDVLATTANPVDAGRDPTGVSGGSSADDGRLVGEQ; from the coding sequence ATGGCCACCGAAACCGACGACGCAATCGCCGTTCGAATCGCACAGCAGGTCGCCACTCTCGAGGACGTGGACCCGATCGACCTCGAGCCGCCGCTGTACGAGGTCGTCGACGTCGACGCACTCGAGGCGCTGTGTGGCGGTCCGACCAGTCACGAGCCGTTCACCGGTTCCGTCTCGTTCGACTACCGCGGCTACACGATCACCGTCGACCACGAGGGCTCGATCGACGTGCTCGCGACGACGGCGAATCCCGTCGACGCAGGCCGCGATCCGACCGGGGTTTCAGGGGGCTCGAGCGCCGACGATGGCCGACTCGTCGGCGAACAGTGA
- a CDS encoding potassium channel family protein: MDPLEGEASSGSVAYEPVSVKDVLVEMKDTAELLIDLSYSAVLHRNEALAREVLRLEERMDVLELRARMSLMMAVRNPDDAEQLAPVLGIVAAAGAISDAAGDIAKIVLEEMGLPEAMRVALPEAAETLVRGVVDADSPYVDRTLQDVDLESKTGVRIIALRRGTEWLLNPGPETTVEPDDVALLRGPVPAVEDVYEALSGCPYEVPSVEGEPIDDLERAVNTIVHMKNLSELAVDLAYSSVLFDSEGLAEEVRNLEVEVDALESRFEAWTLRAATDASDPVVLRGLIRLGSATEVISDAAVDISEGVLRDFDVHPVVRMAVEESDEIITRVEVEAGSDLDGIAIEAGVADAESTMSVIAIRRPEDGWILVGDTDAEIQAGDVLISKGTRTAADAFEALAGA; the protein is encoded by the coding sequence ATGGACCCGCTCGAGGGGGAGGCGTCGTCGGGATCGGTCGCGTACGAGCCGGTGAGCGTCAAGGACGTGCTCGTCGAGATGAAAGACACCGCGGAGTTGTTGATCGACCTCTCGTACTCGGCGGTGTTGCACCGGAACGAAGCGCTCGCGCGGGAGGTCCTCCGGCTCGAAGAGCGGATGGACGTCCTCGAGTTGCGCGCACGGATGAGCCTGATGATGGCCGTTCGCAACCCGGACGACGCAGAACAGCTTGCACCCGTCCTCGGAATCGTGGCCGCGGCGGGCGCGATCAGCGACGCCGCGGGTGACATCGCCAAGATCGTCCTCGAAGAGATGGGCCTCCCCGAGGCGATGCGAGTCGCGTTACCGGAGGCCGCGGAGACGCTCGTCCGCGGCGTCGTCGACGCCGATTCGCCGTACGTCGATCGGACGCTTCAGGACGTCGACCTCGAGTCGAAGACCGGCGTCCGGATCATCGCGCTCCGACGGGGAACGGAGTGGTTGCTCAACCCGGGCCCGGAGACGACCGTCGAACCCGACGACGTGGCGCTGCTCCGTGGCCCGGTTCCGGCCGTCGAGGACGTCTACGAGGCGCTCTCCGGATGCCCCTACGAGGTCCCGAGCGTCGAGGGCGAACCGATCGACGACCTAGAGCGGGCGGTGAACACGATCGTCCACATGAAGAACCTCTCCGAACTCGCGGTCGACCTCGCCTACAGCAGCGTGCTCTTCGACAGCGAAGGGCTGGCCGAGGAGGTGCGAAACCTCGAGGTCGAAGTCGACGCGCTCGAGTCCCGGTTCGAGGCGTGGACGCTCCGGGCGGCAACAGATGCGTCCGATCCGGTCGTCCTGCGCGGGCTTATCAGGCTCGGCAGCGCCACGGAGGTCATCAGCGACGCCGCAGTCGACATCAGCGAGGGCGTCCTCCGTGACTTCGACGTCCACCCCGTCGTCCGGATGGCCGTCGAAGAGAGCGACGAGATCATCACGCGCGTCGAGGTCGAGGCGGGGAGTGACCTCGACGGAATCGCGATCGAGGCCGGCGTCGCCGACGCCGAGTCGACGATGTCGGTGATCGCGATCCGTCGGCCCGAAGACGGCTGGATACTCGTCGGCGACACCGACGCCGAGATTCAGGCCGGCGACGTGCTCATCTCGAAGGGGACCCGAACGGCGGCAGACGCGTTCGAAGCGCTCGCTGGCGCGTGA
- the serS gene encoding serine--tRNA ligase, protein MIDRTYLREHPDEVRDAVENRGADVDVDEILELDERWRELKARGDELRHERNQVTERIGKLVAEGKVDEREQAIEESKELKDQIEDVEAEATELKADLEERMLEVPNVPDESVPLGLDERYNVEDRRWGFDDLRVDPDDVTPHYELGEDLDIIDEARAAKTTGSGFYFLKGDGARLEHALVQFMMDVHREQGYVDLFPPIPVKSESMRGTGQLPKFADDAYRLGGSNEEEYEDEDLWLCPTAEVPVTNMYADEILLNDDLPLKHQAYTPNFRREAGEHGTETRGIVRVHQFNKVELVNFVEPEESYDRLESLLEEAEEVLKRLELPYRILELCTGDLTFASAKTYDIEVWAPGDDMDDGPDVGGRWLEVSSASNFEDFQARRAGLRYRPERHESAEYLHTLNASGLALPRVMVAILEYYQNDDGTVTVPEALQPYMGGKEIIEGHEKVGESALGAGERE, encoded by the coding sequence ATGATCGACCGGACCTACCTGCGCGAGCACCCCGACGAAGTACGCGACGCCGTCGAAAACCGCGGCGCGGACGTCGACGTCGACGAGATCCTCGAGCTCGACGAACGCTGGCGGGAACTCAAGGCCCGCGGCGACGAACTCCGTCACGAGCGAAATCAGGTCACCGAACGGATCGGCAAACTGGTCGCCGAGGGCAAGGTCGACGAACGCGAGCAGGCCATCGAGGAGTCGAAGGAACTCAAAGACCAGATCGAGGACGTCGAGGCCGAGGCCACCGAGCTGAAAGCCGACCTCGAAGAACGGATGCTCGAGGTCCCGAACGTCCCCGACGAGAGCGTCCCGCTGGGACTCGACGAGCGGTACAACGTCGAGGACCGCCGCTGGGGGTTCGACGATCTCAGAGTCGACCCCGACGACGTCACGCCCCACTACGAACTTGGCGAGGACCTCGACATCATCGACGAGGCTCGTGCCGCCAAGACCACCGGCTCTGGCTTCTACTTCCTCAAGGGCGACGGCGCTCGCCTAGAGCACGCGCTGGTCCAGTTCATGATGGACGTTCACCGCGAGCAGGGCTACGTCGACCTCTTCCCGCCGATTCCGGTCAAGAGCGAATCGATGCGCGGCACCGGACAACTGCCGAAGTTCGCCGACGACGCCTACCGACTGGGCGGCAGCAACGAGGAGGAATACGAAGACGAGGACCTCTGGCTCTGCCCCACTGCGGAGGTCCCGGTCACCAACATGTACGCCGACGAAATCCTCCTCAACGACGACCTCCCGCTGAAACACCAGGCCTACACGCCGAACTTCCGCCGTGAAGCCGGCGAGCACGGGACCGAAACCCGCGGCATCGTCCGCGTCCACCAGTTCAACAAGGTCGAACTCGTCAACTTCGTCGAACCCGAGGAGAGTTACGACCGCCTCGAGAGCCTGCTCGAGGAAGCCGAGGAGGTCCTCAAACGGCTCGAACTTCCCTATCGCATTCTCGAACTCTGTACCGGCGATCTCACCTTCGCCTCCGCGAAGACCTACGACATCGAGGTCTGGGCCCCCGGCGACGACATGGACGACGGCCCCGACGTAGGCGGGCGCTGGCTCGAGGTCTCGAGCGCCTCGAACTTCGAGGACTTCCAGGCCCGTCGGGCTGGCCTGCGCTATCGCCCCGAACGCCACGAGTCCGCAGAGTACCTCCACACGCTGAACGCGTCGGGACTCGCGCTCCCGCGCGTGATGGTCGCGATCCTCGAGTACTACCAGAACGACGATGGCACGGTGACGGTCCCCGAGGCGCTGCAGCCGTACATGGGCGGCAAAGAGATCATCGAGGGCCACGAGAAGGTCGGCGAGAGCGCGCTGGGTGCGGGCGAACGCGAGTAG
- a CDS encoding PIN domain-containing protein, producing the protein MDGSRAALALGHDLTESGEVQWLPTPVVAEVYYGVTCTKSDDERRRVRNALLGYPRVDINEEIARTASTLLAEADRDAGGDSGVETNDAYIGAIATVLDDAVLTANETDFERLGVDVRTY; encoded by the coding sequence ATGGATGGGTCACGAGCAGCGCTCGCTCTGGGGCACGATCTTACAGAATCCGGAGAAGTCCAGTGGCTGCCCACACCCGTCGTCGCGGAAGTATACTACGGTGTCACCTGCACGAAAAGCGACGACGAGCGCCGACGGGTTCGAAATGCACTCCTCGGCTATCCGCGGGTAGACATCAACGAGGAGATTGCCAGGACCGCGAGCACGTTGCTCGCTGAAGCTGACAGAGACGCAGGTGGTGACAGCGGTGTCGAGACGAACGACGCCTATATCGGTGCCATTGCCACTGTTCTCGACGACGCCGTACTGACAGCCAACGAGACCGACTTCGAACGACTCGGTGTCGACGTCAGAACGTACTGA
- the cofG gene encoding 7,8-didemethyl-8-hydroxy-5-deazariboflavin synthase subunit CofG gives MIQGAGEYGVDLEIADAAIEDLLAVSPADVSAPDRLTFARNVFVPLTTACRYTCTYCTYFDPPGQASLLSLEEVREICRRGADAGCTEALFTFGDDPDDRYTEIHRQLEAWGHDSIHTYLREACEVALEEGLLPHANPGDQTREEMAAVADVNASMGTMLETTADVAAHAGPRTKVPGQRLRTIQNAGELDVAFTTGILVGIGETWRDRAESLLAIAELHDRYDHVQEVIVQPVRENDRWSGGEPDLETMRRVTAMARAALPEEVSVQVPPNLVAAGELIDCGVDDLGGVSPVTDDHVNPDYTWPALRELEAIADDAGLPLVERLPVYERFLPPALRPRGFDGEPAETATSGDDDREWIALPVREAITADDAAGARYRRVLDDRFVTGRR, from the coding sequence ATGATTCAGGGGGCAGGCGAGTACGGCGTCGACCTCGAGATTGCCGACGCAGCGATCGAGGATCTCCTCGCAGTGAGTCCCGCGGACGTCTCGGCCCCCGACCGACTGACCTTCGCGCGGAACGTGTTCGTGCCGCTGACGACTGCCTGTCGCTATACGTGTACCTACTGTACCTACTTCGACCCGCCGGGGCAGGCCTCGCTGTTGAGCCTCGAGGAAGTTCGCGAGATCTGTCGGCGCGGCGCGGACGCGGGCTGTACGGAGGCGCTCTTTACCTTCGGTGACGATCCGGACGACCGCTACACGGAGATCCACCGGCAACTCGAGGCGTGGGGCCACGACTCGATCCACACCTACCTGCGCGAGGCCTGCGAGGTCGCCCTCGAGGAGGGCCTGTTACCGCACGCGAATCCGGGCGACCAGACCCGCGAGGAGATGGCTGCCGTCGCCGACGTCAACGCCAGCATGGGGACGATGCTCGAGACGACGGCCGACGTCGCCGCCCACGCCGGGCCCCGGACGAAGGTGCCCGGCCAGCGCCTGCGGACGATCCAGAACGCGGGTGAACTCGACGTGGCGTTCACGACCGGCATCCTCGTCGGCATCGGCGAAACGTGGCGCGACCGCGCCGAGAGCCTGCTCGCCATCGCTGAACTGCACGACCGCTACGATCACGTCCAGGAGGTGATCGTCCAGCCCGTCCGCGAGAACGACCGCTGGTCCGGCGGGGAACCCGACCTCGAGACGATGCGTCGTGTGACGGCGATGGCCCGCGCGGCCCTCCCCGAGGAGGTGTCGGTGCAGGTGCCGCCGAACCTCGTGGCCGCGGGCGAACTGATCGACTGCGGCGTCGACGACCTGGGCGGGGTCTCGCCCGTGACCGACGACCACGTCAACCCCGACTACACGTGGCCAGCCCTGCGCGAACTCGAGGCGATCGCCGACGACGCTGGCCTCCCGCTGGTCGAACGACTGCCGGTCTACGAGCGATTCCTCCCGCCAGCGCTGCGTCCACGGGGATTCGACGGCGAACCCGCAGAGACGGCGACGTCCGGCGACGACGATCGTGAGTGGATCGCGCTACCGGTTCGCGAGGCGATCACAGCCGACGACGCGGCCGGTGCCCGCTACCGACGCGTGCTCGACGATCGGTTCGTGACCGGCAGACGGTAA
- a CDS encoding FxLYD domain-containing protein, with protein sequence MTRQRTPSGASRTSRPRANRRRVLAGLGSGVAVALAGCTDVLGDDAPAYEDGTVDVDGGPRSPDETVAAEALAETEINESVTPIGDLELEDHDFVLEDDYRGSIVQGTVRNDGGDRIQLAEVRARVYGDGDQLGRYVDTVGDLEPETGWAFEVVVLESPAEIDAYDVAVLGTPS encoded by the coding sequence ATGACCCGCCAGCGAACGCCGTCGGGAGCGTCGCGCACGTCACGTCCTCGAGCGAACCGTCGGCGCGTCCTCGCGGGCCTCGGCTCTGGAGTGGCTGTCGCACTCGCCGGCTGCACCGACGTCCTCGGCGACGACGCCCCGGCCTACGAGGACGGAACCGTCGACGTCGACGGCGGCCCACGGTCGCCCGACGAGACAGTCGCCGCGGAAGCCCTCGCCGAAACGGAGATCAACGAAAGCGTCACGCCGATCGGCGATCTCGAACTCGAGGACCACGACTTCGTGCTCGAGGACGACTACCGTGGGTCGATCGTTCAGGGAACTGTCCGGAACGACGGCGGTGATCGAATCCAGCTCGCGGAGGTCCGCGCCCGCGTCTACGGCGACGGCGACCAGCTCGGCCGGTACGTCGACACCGTCGGCGACCTCGAGCCCGAGACGGGGTGGGCGTTCGAAGTCGTCGTCCTCGAGTCGCCCGCCGAGATCGACGCCTACGACGTGGCGGTGCTCGGGACCCCGTCCTGA
- a CDS encoding PspA/IM30 family protein produces MGILSRTSYVIRSKINSLLNRAEDPTQTLDYSYEQMRDQLQDVKRGIADLTTQKKRLEMQKRRLEDNVEKHNEQARTAVQQDREDLARRALEKKKTKMNQIEDLERQISDLQSQQDQLIEQKDELQARIEEFRTKKETMKARYEAAEASSTVSEAMTATGEEFEDVGRAIERAEEKTEDMEARAAALDELHESGAFDDVLSDKDNIDRELEELSAGSGVEAELETLKSEVGGDEGESDAEPAGATEVDSEVDETELDDLESDVEDGEIEAELAELKDEESS; encoded by the coding sequence ATGGGCATCCTCTCTCGGACCTCCTACGTCATCCGGTCGAAGATCAACTCGCTGCTCAACCGGGCCGAGGACCCGACGCAGACGCTCGATTACTCTTACGAGCAGATGCGCGACCAGCTTCAGGACGTCAAACGTGGGATCGCCGACCTCACCACGCAGAAAAAGCGCCTCGAGATGCAAAAGCGTCGGCTCGAGGACAACGTCGAGAAACACAACGAACAGGCACGAACGGCGGTCCAGCAGGACCGGGAAGACCTCGCACGGCGGGCGCTCGAGAAGAAGAAGACGAAGATGAACCAGATCGAGGACCTAGAGCGCCAGATTTCGGATCTCCAGAGCCAGCAGGATCAGCTCATCGAGCAGAAAGACGAGCTACAGGCACGCATCGAGGAGTTCCGAACCAAGAAGGAGACGATGAAAGCCCGCTACGAGGCCGCAGAGGCGAGTTCGACCGTCTCCGAAGCGATGACTGCGACGGGCGAGGAGTTCGAGGACGTCGGCCGCGCCATCGAACGCGCCGAAGAGAAGACCGAGGACATGGAGGCCCGGGCGGCCGCGCTGGACGAGCTCCACGAGTCCGGCGCGTTCGACGACGTCCTCTCCGACAAGGACAACATCGACCGGGAACTCGAGGAACTCTCGGCAGGCAGCGGCGTCGAAGCCGAACTCGAGACGCTCAAGTCCGAGGTCGGCGGCGACGAGGGCGAGAGCGACGCTGAACCCGCGGGCGCGACCGAAGTCGACAGCGAGGTCGACGAAACCGAGCTCGATGACCTCGAGTCGGACGTCGAGGATGGCGAAATCGAGGCGGAACTCGCCGAACTCAAGGACGAAGAGTCCTCCTGA